The following proteins are co-located in the Myxocyprinus asiaticus isolate MX2 ecotype Aquarium Trade chromosome 18, UBuf_Myxa_2, whole genome shotgun sequence genome:
- the LOC127455865 gene encoding Golgi integral membrane protein 4-like codes for MGNGVCSRKQKKIFQTLLLVTVVFGMIYGGMVSYEMHKELKRTEAMAQKYQQHQESLSAQLQVVYEHRSRLEKSLQKERMEHKKAKDDFLVYKLEAQQSLNKEKQDASIRFNSLHAQHQMLKNQHDDLKKQYYELQERHQLQGDEHSKAIDEHKQKLDQLHQTKETEISKLKDNVYNLHEENKQLRKAHQEIYVQLQDTRQQHKNLKSAHDQLVLTLEDHKGALAAAQVQVNEYKQLKETLIKMPRLRQKAGQLQPPVAAQSSQPVQNRQAANQEERHQPQDTQSQLEKPEKVEPQLPQSQHREEDGEMGGAEERRRELAEEEMEQAGQPQKLEEEFDLARNEVEEEPHANQPKENALEREQRQAHQVVAPAEAQVQHAQVERVKSAYEQQQEQRRLAVQVAEERRQLHLRQEALQRQQLQHQKEREEQLRLQREREEQQNREADLKEQQLQQEMIRKKSQYENMDADIIHGEDDPQISEENERDIHHQVPRQGGEEHIHHEQRPIEADVDPKDDPNNQGEDEFEEAEQNQPHEKEEEEPAPAGHPDMHLHREHQHQPPAQEQLVMAGNPDQQEDNVDEQYQEDGDDEAQDELLENQKPAAVREEEGDPYNEENGEQEEARDKDVEVKEDKQPAQDLNEENYEEEDEEKEGNGDKPPHRRAEM; via the exons ATGGGAAACGGCGTGTGTTCCAGGAAGCAGAAGAAGATTTTCCAGACTCTTCTACTGGTCACGGTGGTCTTTGGGATGATCTACGGTGGGATGGTATCTTATGAGATGCATAAAGAGCTGAAGAGGACAGAAGCGATGGCTCAGAAGTATCAGCAGCATCAGGAGTCCCTGTCTGCTCAGCTTCAAG TTGTCTATGAGCATCGCTCCAGATTGGAGAAATCTCTTCAGAAGGAGCGCATGGAACATAAAAAAGCCAAAGACG ATTTTCTTGTGTACAAACTAGAGGCTCAGCAGTCCCTCAATAAAGAAAAG CAAGATGCCAGCATCAGGTTTAATTCTCTGCATGCCCAGCATCAGATGTTAAAG AACCAGCACGACGATTTAAAAAAGCAGTATTATGAACTGCAAGAGCGACATCAGCTACAAGGAGATGAACACAGTAAAGCAATAGATGAGCACAAACAGAAACTCGACCAACTTCATCAGACTAAAGAGACGGAGATTTCTAAGCTCAAAG atAATGTATATAACCTACATGAGGAGAACAAACAGTTGAGAAAAGCTCATCAGGAAATCTATGTGCAGCTTCAAGATACCAGG CAACAGCACAAGAACTTAAAATCAGCCCATGACCAGCTTGTGTTGACCCTGGAAGACCACAAGGGTGCGCTAGCAGCAGCTCAG GTCCAGGTGAATGAATATAAACAGCTGAAGGAAACTCTGATTAAGATGCCCCGTCTCAGGCAAAAAGCAGGGCAGCTGCAGCCACCTGTAGCTGCTCAGTCCTCCCAGCCAGTCCAGAACAGACAGGCTGCCAACCAAGAGGAAAGGCATCAACCCCAGGACACACAGTCACAG CTGGAGAAACCGGAGAAGGTGGAGCCCCAGCTGCCCCAATCACAGCACAGGGAGGAGGACGGAGAGATGGGAGGAGCCGAGGAGAGGAGGAGAGAGCTGGCAGAGGAGGAGATGGAGCAGGCGGGGCAGCCTCAGAAACTGGAGGAGGAGTTTGATTTGGCTCGTAATGAGGTAGAGGAGGAGCCACATGCCAACCAACCAAAAGAGAATGCACTAGAGAGGGAGCAGCGTCAAGCTCATCAAGTG GTGGCACCGGCGGAGGCTCAGGTGCAGCATGCGCAGGTGGAGCGGGTGAAGTCTGCATATGAACAGCAGCAGGAGCAGCGGCGTCTGGCTGTGCAGGTGGCAGAAGAGCGCAGACAGCTGCACCTGCGTCAGGAGGCCCTGCAGAGGCAGCAATTGCAGCATCAGAAGGAGAGAGAGGAGCAACTGcgtctacagagagagagagaggaacagcAGAACAGAGAAGCTGATCTGAAAGAGCAACAACTACAGCAGGAGATGATCAG AAAAAAGTCACAGTATGAAAACATGGATGCTGATATAATCCATGGAGAGGACGATCCACAGATATCTGAGGAGAATG AGAGGGACATACACCATCAGGTGCCAAGGCAAGGTGGAGAAGAACATATTCACCATGAGCAG CGCCCTATAGAAGCAGATGTTGACCCTAAAGATGACCCGAACAATCAGGGCGAGGATGAGTTTGAGGAGGCAGAGCAGAATCAGCCCCATGAGAAGGAGGAGGAAGAACCGGCGCCTGCAGGTCACCCAGACATGCACCTGCACAGAGAGCATCAGCACCAGCCCCCCGCTCAAGAACAGCTTGTG aTGGCTGGAAATCCAGATCAACAGGAAGACAATGTGGATGAACAGTACCAGGAAGATGGGGATGATGAG GCCCAGGATGAGCTGCTAGAGAATCAGAAGCCTGCAGCTGTGAGAGAGGAAGAAGGAGACCCATATAATGAGGAGAATGGAGAACAG GAAGAGGCCAGAGACAAGGATGTAGAAGTGAAAGAGGATAAACAGCCCGCCCAAGATCTCAATGAGGAGAACTACGAAGAGGAAGATGAGGAGAAAGAGGGCAATGGTGATAAACCACCCCATCGCAGGGCAGAAATGTGA